In Thermococcus chitonophagus, the genomic stretch TTCACCCCTCTCAAACAGCCTTATGGGAAATTCAACTGCAATAGCCTTTCCCTTTTCAAGGTTCTTCATGAACTCGCTTTCTTTTATCCTCACGTCTCCCCTGTATTTTCTCTCCATCTCAACTACAACTGGATGCTCAACAAGCAGGGGAGCACCATCGAGTAGTTCAAATCTCTCCATCACGCTAAACCAAGGGCACCTTCTCCCGTCAACCTCACAAACTCCACCCAATGCTCCCCCACACGGCCCGTTCAGAAGATCCTTAGGACACCCGGTGACTCTCATTTAACCACCTCCAAGGCTCTATCTAGATCTTCAATTAAATCATCGAGAGGTTCAAGACCAACGGAAAGTCTTATCAAGCCTTCAGTAATCCCCAGCACCTTTCTCTGCTCTTCTTCCATGTTCTTAACAGCACTTTTAACGGGGTACGTGGCTATACTTTCCACACCTCCAAGGGATGGTGAGGGGAAGATCTTCTTCAAGGATCTGAGAAAGGCAAGAGCATTTTCCTCGCTTCCTAAGTCGAAAGACACCACTCCCCCATAGAGCCCCTTCTTGAACAATCTCCTCGCTATTTCATGATATGGATCATCCTTAAGCCCTGGATAGTGAACTTCCTTAACTTTTGGATGATCTGCCAAGAACTCCGCTATTGCCTCAGCACTTCTGCTCTGCTTCTCAAACCTTACCTCTAATGTCCTCATCCCCCTCTCTATGAGCCAAGCATCAAAAGGCTGAATTATCGTTCCCAGCCTTCTCCTCCAGTCCCACAGATCCTGAATGAAAGGCCCGTTCCAAAGAATAGCCCCTCCAACGACGTCGTTGTGGCCCGCTATGTACTTAGTTAAGCTGTGAACCACGAAGTTGGCACCATCTTTAAGGGGCTTGTATAGGAGGGGGGTAACGAAGGTGTTGTCAACTATCAGTGTTGCCCCAACTTCTCTACACCTCTTCGCAACTTCTGGAACGTCAATAACCTTCAACGTTGGATTAGTCATTGTCTCTACTAGTACCAATTTAGTTCCATCACTAACAGCCTCACACAGCTTTTCAGCATTTGGATAGGCTAACCTGACCTTAATCCCGAACTTCTCCAACAGCTTAGCAAGCTCTATGGTGCTTCCATATCCCTCCATTGAGAGAACTACCTCATCGCCAGCCCTGAGAAGTGAGAGGTAAAGAGTAGCTATGGCTCCCATACCACTGTTGAAAGCTAATGCATTGTCAGAGCCTTCAAGTTCAGCAAGCTTGTCCTCAAGGTGTCTGACAGTGGGATTTTCTTCTCTCGAATACTTCAGCTCTGTTCCTCTTTCAGTAAGGTAAGCGTCCCCTATTTGCCTGAACACAGCGGTAATGTATAGAGGAGCGTGAAGCGGCTCCATTGTTTTTCACCTAAGCTAGATCCCTCCAACCATTTATATCTTTTTCGACATAATTTTTGTCATAAAATATAATCGCGAGTAATAAAACAGAAGCTAGTAACCAAATGCAATTGAGCAATTACTTTATTATTCAATCACATAAAAAGACTTATAATTTCTCCAAAGCTCTCACCTAACATGGAGCTGTTTTATAGGGTCACTCTTCACGAGATAGTTGCGGATGCATTAATGCTTGTCGAGGAGAAGGAGCTCTCGTCAAAGCACGCTCTTGAGAGAATATTTAGAAAAGTCGAGGGAAAGGACAAAGAGAAAGCAAGGGGAATTGCCCACGCGTACGTCTTTGAGATAGAAAAATGGAGGGCCAAGATAGACTTCATAATAAACTCCGTTCTGAAGGGATCGAGGATCGAAGATCTCGACCTGTACTTGGCTAACCTCCTCAGAATTGGAGTATTTGAGATGAAATTCAAAGGCGTGAATCCTGCTATAGCCACTGACTCGGTAGTTAGAGTAGTTAAAGAGAAGTTTGATTTAACAAGGGCGAAGTTCGCAAATGCAATCCTTAGGGAGGCAGAGAAGTTCAACGTTGAGAGAGCTCTTAAAAAGCTGAAGGAAAAAGACAGACTTGAGTGGCTCTCAGTAAGATTCTCCCACCCAAGATGGTACGTTGAGTACATCGTCAATCTCCTAGGTTATGATGAGGCAGTTAGGCTTCTCCTAAGTAATCTGAGGCCCCAAAGGTACTACGTGAGGGTTAACACGCTAAAGGCCGACATTGAAAAGGTCAAGAAGTACTTGGAAGAAAACGGTGTTAGAGTTTCTTACACTCCTGTAGATGATGTCCTCAAAGTTTTGAAGTATGAGATTCCGATAACAAGGCTGGAATGGTACAAAAAGGGCTATTTCGTTATACAAGACCTAGCTTCTGCCTACGTTGCTCATGTTCTAAGCCCAGAGCCTGGGGAAAGAGTTTTGGATTTAGCTGCGGCCCCAGGAAGTAAAACGTTCCATGCGGCAGCCCTTATGGAAAATAAGGGGATGATAGTTGCTGTTGACTATTCATATGACAGGCTAATGAAAATGAGGGAGAGAATGAAAAGGTTAGGAGTAAAGAACGTTAAGCTAGTTCACGCGGATGGTCAGAGCTTTATCGACAAGGAGAGGTTTGATAAGGTAATACTCGATGCCCCCTGCTCTTCTTCAGGAACCTACAGGCAGTTTCCAGAGGTTAAGTGGAGGTTCGATGAGGGAAAAATAGAGAGGGTGATAAGTGTTCAGAGGAACATGCTTCTCAACGCCTACAGGAACTTGAGGAATGGGGGAGAGATGACGTACTCTACGTGTTCCGTCAGGGTTGATGAGAACGAAGAGAATGTGATATTTGCGTTAGATAGAGGGTTTGAACTCGTTGAATATGAGTACTCCTGGGGTGACAGAGGATTTCTAGAAATTGGAGATAAAGTGTTTAGGGCATGGACCCACAGGCACGATTGCAACAGCTTCTTTATAGCAAAGCTAGCTAAGTCTTAAACTTTCAATTCTATTTTATTCTTAACTGATAGCGTGCCGTCGTGGGCCGTGCCCTTCAAGAGGTTCTCTTTCAACCCTATTTTATTCCTATTGGAACGGAAAATGCTCAACTTTCATGATTTTCTTAATGTCTTTGGTTAGTATGATATTAATGGAAACCATTGCTTCTCTGTACAATGGATCGAGTATTGAGTACCCGTCATAAATTTCAGAGATTATTTTGTGTTCTTTTAAAGCATCTATCAGGTATTCTGCTATGTCCTTGGGAATGCGATGTGTTTTTATGAGTAACGACTTTTTGAATGCCCCTTTTGTCCCCATCTCGTTGTATGCCCTCTTGATTCTTTTAAAAAGCTCTCTCAAAGTGAGTGTTGATACTTTCTCTCGTTCTTGATCTGCACGGACAACACTCATCATGGCTATATGGCGGAGTTCTTCAATGGCTTGGGCTTTTACGGCACTTTTTATGTTATTAATAATGTCCTTGTTGTTTAAATCGTTGAGGGTCTTAATTTTTTCACAGTATGCAACAAGCGCACGAGGAAATCCCCCAAGTTCCTGTGCTGGGGTGGTTAGCAGACTTTCTACCAATTCTCTCATTGTTTTGTCTTGGAGTTGGCGTTTTTTGAGAACTCCTTTTTCAATTAGACACCTTTTTAGTAGTTCAATAGAGTCCTGTACGGAGAGAGTATCCAATTTTATCTCCTCAAAGGCCTGCAAGTAAAATGCGTCCTTAGCAGAGGCTTGAATGAATGGTTTTATTGCTGTAATAACAGAGCCAGAAATTATTATCCAAGGCTTATCGGAGGGATCCTTGGGAGTTTGAAAAACTCCACGTAGTTGTTCTGCAAATGTGGAAATCCTACCTGTTAAGTGCTGTATCTCATCAAAAAAGACCCTAGCATCTGTCTTGAGGTGTAACAGTACATTAGAGAGGCAAATCATATTCTCATTGAGCTCAAATTTGGATAATTTTTGAATTTCCACCTGTAATTCACTCTCTCCTGATAATAAAGGTCCAAGTAGCTTGGCAAGTATCTTAGCAGTCTTTTTTGAACTCTTTTTATGCTCAGTTGGTGTGAAGAATATTCTGTGAGCACTATCTTTTAGAAGCCCTCTCACGTCAGCTACTACTAGAAGATAGTAGGCTAGAGCCTTAAGTGGGTCCTCCTGAAAAAGGGGAGAATCCTTTAACAATTCAATATCAATGTACAGTTCAGAGTCTTTGTCAATTTCATTAATCACGGAGCGCACCAAGGTAGTTTTCCCTGTTGCCCTAAGCCCAACCACAGCCACCCACGGTTTCTCTTCCTTATTGGTGAGAAGCGTCTTAAGGTTCTCAACTTCCCTCTTTCGTCCAATTAAACACTCAGTACTGTACACAAACCGTCTTTTGGAGTATTTGCATTTTGACATTATCTCATCCCCAGAGGTGTTTCATTTTGAGTTGATTTCCTTAGGAAAAATTGATGTTTATTAAATTTTCTTGGTTATTTATTGTTGAATTACCAGTTATTTGATTAATTTATTGTCCATTTATTCAGTTAACGCCAATAAAAATAACTAAACGACAGCATTATTTACTGATTTAGAGTTGGAAAAATTAGCAGCCTAAGTACTCAGCACATAGAAGCAAAATAATCTAAATACTAGCTAAACATGCTGTAAAATAAAATAACAAGGATTTTATCCACTAAAATCAAAAACAAAGGACTTTTTATTGTTTTTGTTTATTAGTAGTAAAAATTATTGTCTTTCTTAGCGACGCCCTAACAAAAAGGAAGAGCTAAACCCAGAAAGCTCACACCAATAGGAGGATACATCCCCAGCGAAGACCCTCGTCCTTGTCCACGTAGTGGACATCTTTCAATTCTATTTTAGTCTTATTGGAACTTATTGGAACCTGAAGTTCTTCCAGCTTCATCTTCTCGACTTCGAGCTTTCAATTCTATTTTAGTCTTATTGGAACCTCACCTCCTCAGAATTGCTATTATTCCTCCCACAATGCTTTCAATTCTATTTTAGTCTTATTGGAACTCACAGGCGTCCAGAAGACTACTGCGACCTTCTCCTCTTTCAATTCTATTTTAGTCTTATTGGAACAGGCCCAATTTTTGCTCGATTCGCATCAAATAGTCGTAAGAAAACTGTTACAATATAAGTTTTTCGCTGATGGTGGTATTTAAAAGCAGAGAGGCACCCAATAAAAGGAGGACTAAACGCCACGAAATGGCAGGTTAAAGACACTATCTTTCCCGAACAGTTTTTAAGCACTTAGAGATGGTAAACTCCAAAGCCTATCCATGCGATATTACAGCCAATATGAGGATAAAATCCATGCCCTACCCTCTAATGCAAATTATACCTAGTTGCTACATCAAACCCGCCAGGACAAAACTAATACCATACTGCCAAAAAATTTTAGTTACAAAATAATCAGTTGTTTGTTGCACTATGTAATTTTCTAACACAAGATTATTAAAAACCTCCAGAGAGAATAGCGACCCTACTGAGGAAAACTAAGCCTTGCTCTGTGCATATATCCAAAAAGAAGAAATATCCTCTTGCATTGAATACTATTCGGTGCCCCACATGTACATAGTAGTTGTGTATGACGTTGGGGTTGAAAGGGTAAACAGGGTGAAGAAGTTCCTTAGGCAACACCTAAATTGGGTTCAAAACAGCGTATTTGAAGGGGAAGTCACTCTATCAGAATATGAGAGGATAAAGACAGGTCTTAGGGAGCTAATTAACGAAGACCATGATGCCATAATCATCTACAAGCTAAGATCCATGCCTCCACGCGAAACCCTTGGAGTTGAAAAGAATCCGATAGAAGATATAATTTAAGGGGCGGAACTACCCGCCACTGATTCCATCTAAACTCCTTATTCCATCCAACCTACTGATTTGACCCTGTAATCCCAAACCTGATTATAACTTCTGCACTTATTATAACTTGCTCAAGAACTACAAGACCATAACCACTTATAAAGTTTTCCATATGTTAGGGACGCCTAAAATCTATG encodes the following:
- a CDS encoding cystathionine gamma-synthase family protein; the protein is MEPLHAPLYITAVFRQIGDAYLTERGTELKYSREENPTVRHLEDKLAELEGSDNALAFNSGMGAIATLYLSLLRAGDEVVLSMEGYGSTIELAKLLEKFGIKVRLAYPNAEKLCEAVSDGTKLVLVETMTNPTLKVIDVPEVAKRCREVGATLIVDNTFVTPLLYKPLKDGANFVVHSLTKYIAGHNDVVGGAILWNGPFIQDLWDWRRRLGTIIQPFDAWLIERGMRTLEVRFEKQSRSAEAIAEFLADHPKVKEVHYPGLKDDPYHEIARRLFKKGLYGGVVSFDLGSEENALAFLRSLKKIFPSPSLGGVESIATYPVKSAVKNMEEEQRKVLGITEGLIRLSVGLEPLDDLIEDLDRALEVVK
- a CDS encoding RsmB/NOP family class I SAM-dependent RNA methyltransferase, producing the protein MELFYRVTLHEIVADALMLVEEKELSSKHALERIFRKVEGKDKEKARGIAHAYVFEIEKWRAKIDFIINSVLKGSRIEDLDLYLANLLRIGVFEMKFKGVNPAIATDSVVRVVKEKFDLTRAKFANAILREAEKFNVERALKKLKEKDRLEWLSVRFSHPRWYVEYIVNLLGYDEAVRLLLSNLRPQRYYVRVNTLKADIEKVKKYLEENGVRVSYTPVDDVLKVLKYEIPITRLEWYKKGYFVIQDLASAYVAHVLSPEPGERVLDLAAAPGSKTFHAAALMENKGMIVAVDYSYDRLMKMRERMKRLGVKNVKLVHADGQSFIDKERFDKVILDAPCSSSGTYRQFPEVKWRFDEGKIERVISVQRNMLLNAYRNLRNGGEMTYSTCSVRVDENEENVIFALDRGFELVEYEYSWGDRGFLEIGDKVFRAWTHRHDCNSFFIAKLAKS
- a CDS encoding ATP-binding protein, with protein sequence MYSTECLIGRKREVENLKTLLTNKEEKPWVAVVGLRATGKTTLVRSVINEIDKDSELYIDIELLKDSPLFQEDPLKALAYYLLVVADVRGLLKDSAHRIFFTPTEHKKSSKKTAKILAKLLGPLLSGESELQVEIQKLSKFELNENMICLSNVLLHLKTDARVFFDEIQHLTGRISTFAEQLRGVFQTPKDPSDKPWIIISGSVITAIKPFIQASAKDAFYLQAFEEIKLDTLSVQDSIELLKRCLIEKGVLKKRQLQDKTMRELVESLLTTPAQELGGFPRALVAYCEKIKTLNDLNNKDIINNIKSAVKAQAIEELRHIAMMSVVRADQEREKVSTLTLRELFKRIKRAYNEMGTKGAFKKSLLIKTHRIPKDIAEYLIDALKEHKIISEIYDGYSILDPLYREAMVSINIILTKDIKKIMKVEHFPFQ
- the cas2 gene encoding CRISPR-associated endonuclease Cas2; amino-acid sequence: MYIVVVYDVGVERVNRVKKFLRQHLNWVQNSVFEGEVTLSEYERIKTGLRELINEDHDAIIIYKLRSMPPRETLGVEKNPIEDII